The following are encoded in a window of Rhizobium sp. WYJ-E13 genomic DNA:
- a CDS encoding methyl-accepting chemotaxis protein yields MRFTIKMKLGIAFGLVILLALGMAGLAITNLYSLNAAVTDIVAGPAKNLLNSSELSDAVAASIRAEKNAIMNTDPAAITGYRDTVTQERKSIDDRLAGLDKETNPAIIGKLAEFRSVYPNWTRMQDQILDLATQNTTESNAHAAQISMGDGAKVTDDLLKILGELNNHIVEDLRATDEATNVQYDNSSSALIGMAVVLFVFSTAIAVWIAFGINRGLKKVAFIAEAVSKGDLEQKVEIKTNDEIKDLIDTVNVMTANLRSTAALADKIAMGDLSVDAKPLSDKDVLGIAMQSMVSNLRTTANVADLISNGDLTVSPKPLSEKDTLGIALEQMVERLRGVVADAIAAAENVSSGSQELSASSEQVSQGATEQAASAEEASASMEEMASNIKQNADNAAQTEKIARQSAKDAENSGDAVNRAVAAMRTIAEKIGIVQEIARQTDLLALNAAVEAARAGEHGKGFAVVASEVRKLAERSQSAAAEISAMSGDTVKAAQEAGDMLGRLVPDIRKTAELVSEISAACREQDIGAAQINEAIQQLDKVTQQNAGASEEMSATSEELATQAEELQASIAFFKVDMAGNRLSRAPAAKVTVRTPLPTGGRKPVSKKTAAANTVAAQQARAKGFALDLSMGGPDDGDAEFKESA; encoded by the coding sequence ATGCGTTTCACCATTAAAATGAAGCTAGGTATTGCTTTTGGTCTCGTAATATTATTGGCGCTGGGAATGGCAGGTCTTGCCATTACCAATCTATATTCACTCAATGCTGCCGTCACCGATATCGTTGCCGGTCCTGCCAAGAACCTTTTGAATTCAAGCGAGCTTTCTGATGCGGTCGCCGCATCGATCCGCGCCGAGAAGAATGCCATCATGAACACGGATCCCGCTGCCATTACCGGATATCGGGACACGGTCACGCAGGAACGAAAGTCCATCGACGATCGGCTGGCCGGGCTCGACAAGGAGACCAACCCCGCAATCATCGGCAAGCTCGCAGAATTCCGCTCGGTCTATCCGAATTGGACGCGAATGCAGGACCAGATCCTCGATCTGGCAACCCAGAACACAACTGAAAGCAATGCGCATGCCGCCCAGATCTCTATGGGCGATGGTGCAAAGGTCACGGACGATCTTCTGAAGATCCTGGGTGAACTCAACAATCACATCGTTGAGGATCTGCGTGCTACGGACGAAGCGACGAATGTCCAATACGACAATTCCAGCAGTGCCCTGATCGGCATGGCAGTGGTGCTGTTCGTCTTCTCGACGGCCATCGCGGTCTGGATCGCATTCGGCATCAACCGCGGTCTGAAGAAAGTTGCCTTCATTGCGGAGGCCGTGTCGAAGGGCGATCTCGAACAGAAGGTCGAGATCAAGACCAATGATGAGATCAAGGATCTGATCGACACGGTCAATGTCATGACCGCCAACCTGCGCAGCACTGCAGCGCTTGCCGACAAGATCGCCATGGGGGATCTCTCGGTCGACGCAAAACCGCTGTCGGACAAGGATGTTCTCGGCATCGCCATGCAGAGCATGGTGTCAAACCTACGCACAACGGCCAACGTGGCAGATCTCATCTCGAACGGCGACCTGACTGTTTCTCCTAAGCCGCTTTCGGAAAAGGATACGCTTGGTATCGCTCTGGAGCAGATGGTGGAGCGCCTGCGTGGTGTGGTCGCTGACGCAATCGCGGCTGCGGAAAACGTCTCGTCCGGCAGCCAGGAACTCTCGGCCAGCTCCGAGCAGGTTTCGCAGGGCGCGACCGAACAGGCGGCTTCGGCTGAAGAGGCCTCCGCTTCGATGGAAGAGATGGCCTCAAACATCAAGCAGAACGCCGACAACGCCGCCCAGACCGAAAAGATCGCCCGCCAGTCCGCCAAGGATGCGGAGAATTCCGGCGATGCCGTCAACCGCGCAGTGGCTGCGATGCGCACGATCGCCGAAAAGATCGGCATCGTCCAGGAAATCGCCCGCCAGACCGACCTGCTCGCCCTGAACGCCGCCGTCGAAGCCGCCCGTGCCGGCGAACACGGCAAGGGTTTTGCGGTCGTCGCCTCGGAAGTGCGCAAGCTTGCAGAACGCAGCCAGTCGGCAGCCGCCGAAATCTCGGCGATGTCGGGCGATACGGTGAAGGCAGCCCAGGAAGCCGGCGACATGCTGGGTCGGCTGGTTCCAGACATCCGCAAGACTGCCGAGCTGGTCTCCGAGATCAGTGCTGCCTGCCGCGAGCAGGATATCGGTGCTGCCCAGATCAACGAAGCGATCCAGCAGCTCGACAAGGTGACGCAGCAGAATGCCGGCGCTTCCGAAGAGATGTCGGCGACCTCCGAAGAGCTGGCAACCCAGGCTGAGGAACTGCAGGCCTCGATCGCCTTCTTCAAGGTGGATATGGCCGGCAACCGCCTCTCCCGCGCTCCGGCCGCCAAGGTCACGGTGCGCACGCCGCTTCCGACCGGAGGTCGCAAGCCGGTCAGCAAGAAGACCGCGGCCGCCAATACGGTCGCCGCCCAGCAGGCACGCGCCAAGGGCTTTGCCCTCGACCTCTCCATGGGCGGCCCCGACGACGGGGATGCAGAGTTCAAGGAAAGTGCCTGA
- a CDS encoding methyl-accepting chemotaxis protein yields MRITIKLKLAAAFGFVILLLVGSAVYGIISLSSLNAAVGELIAGPSKRLELALEAKAAELDAIRWQKNALLEMDPEAANRNYENSAKSMDELLTFATGGQQLATADGKPTWDRLVELSKRFVEGSNKVASMQESGDRATATAYSGGEVRAIVTELEDVFTTLVALQQKSMTQADDDTEILYGNTRNLLIGIAIGASVIAFAAALWIALGINSGLRKIMNVASAVAIGDLNQRVEIRSNDEIKDLVNTINVMTDNLRNTAGIANEISNGDLSVTPKPLSDKDTLGIAMLGMVNNLRSTADVANQIAEGDLSVEVKPLSVKDTLGIAMQSMVTNLRATADIATQIAAGDLTVSPKALSAKDTLGTALEQMVERLRDVVADAIAAAENVSAGSQELSASSEQVSQGATEQASAAEEASSSMEEMAANIKQNADNAAQTEKIARQSAKDAEMSGNAVSRAVEAMRTIAQKISIVQEIARQTDLLALNAAVEAARAGEHGKGFAVVASEVRKLAERSQSAAAEISAMSSDTVTAAQEAGDMLGRLVPDIRKTAELVAEISSACREQDVGASQINEAIQQLDKVTQQNAGASEQMSATSEELAAQAEELQTSIAFFKVDTAGGKAMATSGRQGRTPAAKVTTRSPVPAAARKPAGKAALANGVAAQQARAKGFALDMSMGGPDTADEDFRESA; encoded by the coding sequence ATGCGTATCACGATCAAGCTCAAGCTCGCGGCCGCGTTCGGCTTCGTCATACTGTTGCTGGTAGGCAGCGCGGTTTATGGAATTATCAGTCTCAGCTCGCTGAATGCCGCCGTCGGCGAGCTGATCGCAGGTCCATCAAAAAGACTGGAATTGGCTCTGGAAGCAAAAGCTGCCGAGCTCGATGCCATCAGGTGGCAGAAGAACGCCCTTTTGGAAATGGATCCCGAGGCGGCCAATAGGAATTACGAGAATTCGGCGAAGAGCATGGATGAATTGCTGACATTCGCAACAGGCGGCCAACAGCTCGCAACTGCAGACGGCAAGCCAACATGGGACAGGCTGGTGGAGCTCAGCAAACGTTTCGTGGAAGGTTCCAATAAAGTCGCCTCCATGCAGGAAAGCGGCGACAGGGCAACGGCCACGGCTTATTCCGGTGGAGAAGTTCGGGCCATCGTCACGGAACTGGAAGACGTCTTTACAACACTTGTCGCGCTTCAGCAAAAGTCGATGACCCAAGCCGACGACGATACGGAAATCCTCTACGGCAATACCAGAAACCTGCTGATCGGCATTGCCATCGGCGCTTCCGTCATTGCTTTCGCTGCCGCGCTGTGGATCGCGCTTGGCATCAACAGCGGCCTGCGCAAGATCATGAACGTCGCCAGCGCCGTCGCCATCGGCGATCTGAACCAAAGGGTCGAGATCAGGAGCAATGACGAGATCAAGGACCTGGTGAACACGATCAACGTCATGACGGACAATCTGCGCAATACCGCTGGCATCGCAAACGAGATTTCGAACGGTGACCTCAGCGTTACACCGAAGCCACTCTCCGACAAGGATACGCTCGGCATTGCCATGCTCGGCATGGTGAATAACCTGCGCTCTACCGCCGATGTTGCCAACCAGATCGCAGAAGGCGACCTCTCGGTCGAGGTGAAGCCGCTTTCGGTCAAGGATACGCTCGGCATCGCCATGCAAAGCATGGTCACCAATCTTCGTGCCACCGCCGACATTGCCACGCAGATTGCCGCCGGAGACCTGACAGTTTCTCCGAAGGCGCTCTCGGCCAAGGACACACTCGGGACCGCGCTCGAACAGATGGTGGAGCGTTTGCGCGATGTCGTCGCGGACGCAATTGCGGCAGCGGAGAATGTTTCGGCCGGCAGCCAGGAGCTTTCGGCGAGCTCGGAGCAGGTATCGCAGGGTGCCACCGAGCAGGCTTCGGCGGCCGAGGAGGCCTCTTCCTCGATGGAGGAGATGGCCGCCAATATCAAACAGAACGCCGATAACGCCGCCCAGACGGAAAAGATCGCCCGCCAGTCGGCCAAGGATGCGGAGATGAGCGGAAACGCCGTTTCCCGTGCGGTCGAGGCCATGCGTACGATCGCCCAGAAGATCAGCATCGTTCAGGAAATCGCCCGCCAGACCGACCTGCTCGCACTCAACGCAGCAGTGGAGGCTGCCCGTGCCGGCGAGCATGGCAAGGGTTTTGCGGTCGTCGCTTCGGAAGTGCGCAAGCTTGCTGAGCGCAGCCAGTCGGCGGCAGCGGAAATCAGCGCCATGTCGAGCGATACCGTCACAGCTGCCCAGGAAGCCGGAGACATGCTCGGCCGCCTGGTGCCTGACATCAGAAAGACGGCGGAACTCGTGGCGGAGATCAGCTCCGCATGCCGCGAGCAGGATGTCGGCGCGTCGCAGATCAACGAGGCGATCCAGCAGCTCGACAAGGTCACCCAGCAGAATGCCGGCGCTTCCGAGCAGATGTCTGCGACGTCAGAAGAACTCGCCGCCCAGGCCGAGGAACTGCAGACATCGATTGCCTTCTTCAAGGTCGATACAGCGGGTGGCAAGGCAATGGCGACAAGTGGCCGCCAGGGCCGTACTCCGGCCGCCAAGGTAACCACGCGCAGTCCGGTTCCGGCCGCAGCGCGCAAACCGGCCGGCAAAGCGGCTCTCGCCAACGGCGTTGCTGCTCAGCAAGCCCGTGCCAAGGGGTTCGCCCTGGATATGTCAATGGGCGGGCCGGATACGGCGGACGAAGATTTCCGGGAAAGCGCATAG
- a CDS encoding methyl-accepting chemotaxis protein, producing the protein MRFTIKLKLGLVFGFIVLLTCAMAGLSIYNLSSLNDDISVMVAGPVANLRDSGDLSDAVMRSIRAEKDAIINTDATKIAGYVDEISQQREQIKALQARLATSEDPDIRNGMAQFGDLYGKWTALQDRVADLAKQNTTESNTQAGVISMGEGQVVTTQLLGILTKLNDTVTGNVAETDAATNDQYAQSRNLLVMMTVGLIIVSSAAAIWILLNISRGLKRAVQLADAVSIGDLEQDIEHKSNDEIRDLVNSMTRMTGNLRNTAQIANQISNGDLTVSPKPLSEKDTLGIALEQMVERLRGVVADAIAAAENVSSGSQELSASSEQVSQGATEQAASAEEASASMEEMASNIKQNADNAAQTEKIARQSAKDAENSGDAVNRAVAAMRTIAEKIGIVQEIARQTDLLALNAAVEAARAGEHGKGFAVVASEVRKLAERSQSAAAEISAMSGDTVKAAQEAGDMLGRLVPDIRKTAELVSEISAACREQDIGAAQINEAIQQLDKVTQQNAGASEEMSATSEELATQAEELQASIAFFKVDMAGNRLSRAPAAKVTVRTPLPTGGRKPASKKTAAANTVAAQQARAKGFALDLSMGGPDDGDAEFKESA; encoded by the coding sequence ATGCGCTTCACGATCAAACTCAAACTGGGCCTGGTGTTCGGTTTCATCGTTCTCCTGACCTGCGCCATGGCCGGTCTTTCGATCTACAATCTTTCGTCGCTCAATGACGACATCTCGGTCATGGTTGCCGGTCCAGTCGCCAACCTGCGCGATTCCGGCGATCTCTCCGATGCCGTGATGCGCTCCATCCGGGCCGAAAAGGATGCGATCATCAATACCGATGCGACAAAGATCGCCGGCTATGTCGATGAGATCTCGCAACAGCGCGAGCAGATCAAGGCGCTCCAGGCTCGCCTTGCCACTTCGGAAGACCCTGACATCAGGAATGGCATGGCTCAGTTCGGCGATCTCTACGGCAAGTGGACGGCGCTGCAGGATCGCGTGGCCGACCTCGCCAAGCAGAACACCACCGAATCCAACACCCAGGCCGGCGTCATTTCGATGGGCGAAGGCCAGGTGGTGACGACCCAGCTTCTCGGCATTCTCACCAAGCTGAACGACACCGTGACCGGCAATGTCGCCGAAACCGACGCCGCCACCAACGACCAGTATGCGCAGTCGCGCAACCTGCTGGTTATGATGACGGTCGGTCTGATTATCGTATCCTCCGCTGCGGCCATCTGGATCCTGCTCAATATCTCCCGTGGCCTCAAGCGTGCGGTTCAACTTGCGGATGCCGTCAGCATCGGCGATCTCGAACAGGACATCGAGCACAAGAGCAATGACGAGATCCGCGATCTTGTCAATTCCATGACGAGGATGACCGGCAACCTGCGTAACACGGCACAGATCGCCAACCAGATCTCGAACGGCGACCTGACTGTTTCTCCTAAGCCACTTTCGGAAAAGGATACGCTTGGTATCGCTCTGGAGCAGATGGTGGAGCGCCTGCGTGGTGTGGTCGCTGACGCAATCGCGGCTGCGGAAAACGTCTCGTCCGGCAGCCAGGAACTCTCGGCCAGCTCCGAGCAGGTTTCGCAGGGCGCGACCGAACAGGCGGCTTCGGCTGAAGAGGCCTCCGCTTCGATGGAAGAGATGGCCTCAAACATCAAGCAGAACGCCGACAACGCCGCCCAGACCGAAAAGATCGCCCGCCAGTCCGCCAAGGATGCGGAGAATTCCGGCGATGCCGTCAACCGCGCGGTGGCTGCGATGCGCACGATCGCCGAAAAGATCGGCATCGTCCAGGAAATCGCCCGCCAGACCGACCTGCTCGCCCTGAACGCCGCCGTCGAAGCCGCGCGTGCCGGCGAACACGGCAAGGGTTTTGCGGTCGTCGCCTCGGAAGTGCGCAAGCTTGCAGAACGCAGCCAGTCGGCAGCCGCCGAAATCTCGGCGATGTCGGGCGATACGGTGAAGGCAGCCCAGGAAGCCGGCGACATGCTGGGTCGGCTGGTTCCAGACATCCGCAAGACTGCCGAGCTGGTCTCCGAGATCAGCGCCGCCTGCCGCGAGCAGGATATCGGTGCTGCCCAGATCAACGAAGCGATCCAGCAGCTCGACAAGGTGACGCAGCAGAATGCCGGCGCCTCCGAAGAGATGTCGGCGACTTCCGAAGAGTTGGCAACCCAGGCTGAGGAACTGCAGGCCTCGATCGCCTTCTTCAAGGTGGATATGGCCGGCAACCGCCTGTCCCGCGCTCCGGCCGCCAAGGTCACGGTGCGCACGCCGCTTCCGACCGGAGGTCGCAAGCCGGCCAGCAAGAAGACCGCGGCTGCCAATACGGTTGCTGCCCAGCAGGCACGCGCCAAGGGCTTTGCCCTCGACCTCTCCATGGGCGGCCCCGACGACGGGGATGCAGAGTTCAAGGAAAGTGCCTGA